CCCAGGCCGCCGGTGGCGAAGACGCGCAGGCCGGCCAGCGCCGCCAGGCGCACGGTGGCGGACACGGTCGTGCCGCCGCTGGCGGACTGGGCCAGCGCCGGTCCGAGATCGCGCGCCGCGATCTTCCGCAGCCCCTCCCCGCCCCGCGCCAGTCCCTCAAGCTGTGCCGCCGACAAACCGACGACCGCCTGGCCGTCCACGACGCCGATGGTGGCGGGCACGGCCCCTTCCCGCCGCACGGCCGCTTCGCACGCCCGCGCCGTCTCCAGGTTGTCCGGGTACGGCATCCCGTGCGTGACGATCGTGGTCTCCAGCGCGACGCCGGGACGTCCCTCCGCCAGCGCCGCGCGCACTTCCTCGCTCACGTGAATCAAATCGCGCAAAGCCT
The window above is part of the Clostridia bacterium genome. Proteins encoded here:
- a CDS encoding pseudouridine-5'-phosphate glycosidase produces the protein MIHVSEEVRAALAEGRPGVALETTIVTHGMPYPDNLETARACEAAVRREGAVPATIGVVDGQAVVGLSAAQLEGLARGGEGLRKIAARDLGPALAQSASGGTTVSATVRLAALAGLRVFATGGLG